A single genomic interval of Bradyrhizobium sp. sBnM-33 harbors:
- a CDS encoding acetyl-CoA carboxylase biotin carboxyl carrier protein subunit yields MPGLVVTTSVSPGQPVSAGTALMKIESIKLETIIRSPRDGVIDRIHFNGGESFERGAVLVTLSEEGR; encoded by the coding sequence ATGCCGGGTCTCGTCGTTACGACCAGCGTTTCGCCTGGTCAACCCGTTTCCGCAGGCACGGCGCTGATGAAAATCGAGAGCATAAAGTTGGAAACCATCATACGCTCTCCACGGGACGGCGTGATCGACCGAATTCACTTCAACGGAGGCGAGAGCTTCGAGCGAGGCGCAGTGCTGGTTACGCTCTCAGAGGAAGGGCGTTGA
- a CDS encoding LexA family protein — translation MNRKSGAARSLSAQGFTEKQGQYLAFIYTYAHMFRRPPAEADMQRHFQVSPPSVHQMIVTLERNGLISRQPGIARSIQILVPPEDLPILDWLGINQSEPL, via the coding sequence ATGAATCGAAAATCAGGCGCCGCGCGCAGCCTCAGCGCTCAAGGCTTCACGGAAAAGCAAGGCCAGTACCTGGCTTTCATCTACACCTACGCCCACATGTTCCGGCGCCCGCCCGCCGAGGCCGACATGCAGCGCCACTTTCAAGTCAGTCCGCCCTCGGTACACCAGATGATCGTGACGCTCGAACGAAATGGTCTCATCAGCCGTCAACCCGGCATCGCCCGAAGCATCCAAATCCTCGTGCCTCCGGAAGACCTGCCCATCTTAGATTGGCTCGGAATCAACCAGTCAGAACCATTGTGA
- a CDS encoding IS630 family transposase (programmed frameshift) — translation MNVRYRVELSQAERSELTAMLSKGKRAARKLKRAQILLAANAGCSDEEIARTVAVSGSTVYRTKRRFVEGNLERALSEEPRPGAERKLTGKEEALLVATACASPPQGRARWTLELLAGAIVNLTDHESLSGETVRRRLAANGLKPWRKDMWCIPKVDGEYVARMEDVLDLYAEAPDPDRPVVCFDESPVQLIGEVRQPIPPEPGQLERYDCEYRRNGTVNLFVCIDVHCPWRKVKVAERRTAVDYAHCMRELVDVHYPDAACIRVVQDNLSIHSVGALYEAFAPAEARRILRRLEFHYTPKHTSWLNMVEIEIGVLAGQCLDRRNDDPHWLRRDAWERQRNAAGARINWMFTTDKARAKMGRAYPVAAKES, via the exons ATGAATGTACGTTATCGGGTCGAACTGAGCCAAGCCGAACGCAGTGAACTCACCGCGATGTTGAGCAAGGGCAAACGGGCCGCCCGCAAACTCAAGCGCGCCCAGATATTGCTGGCAGCCAATGCCGGCTGCAGCGATGAAGAAATTGCGCGCACGGTAGCGGTGAGCGGTTCCACCGTGTACCGGACCAAGCGGCGTTTCGTGGAAGGCAATCTGGAGCGGGCGCTGAGCGAGGAGCCGCGTCCTGGGGCGGAGCGCAAGCTCACCGGCAAGGAGGAAGCCCTGTTGGTGGCCACCGCCTGCGCGAGTCCCCCGCAGGGCCGCGCTCGCTGGACGCTGGAGCTTTTGGCCGGGGCGATAGTCAATCTCACCGATCACGAGAGCCTGTCAGGCGAGACGGTGCGCCGGCGGCTGGCCGCAAACGGTCTTAAGCCCTGGCGCAAGGATATGTGGTGCATTCCAAAGGTCGACGGCGAATACGTCGCCCGTATGGAAGACGTGCTCGACCTCTATGCCGAGGCGCCCGATCCCGACCGACCGGTGGTCTGCTTCGACGAGAGCCCGGTCCAGCTCATCGGCGAGGTTCGCCAGCCGATCCCACCCGAACCGGGCCAGCTCGAACGCTACGATTGCGAGTACCGCCGCAACGGCACCGTCAATCTCTTCGTCTGCATCGACGTCCATTGCCCTTGGCGCAAGGTCAAGGTCGCCGAGCGGCGGACGGCAGTAGACTACGCCCACTGCATGCGCGAACTCGTCGATGTCCATTATCCCGACGCCGCGTGCATCCGGGTGGTGCAGGATAATCTGTCGATCCACTCCGTAGGCGCCCTCTATGAGGCATTCGCACCCGCCGAAGCCCGACGGATTCTGCGCCGCCTGGAGTTCCACTACACCCCCAAGCATACCAGTTGGCTCAACATGGTCGAGATCGAGATCGGCGTGCTC GCGGGCCAGTGCCTGGACCGCAGAAACGACGACCCACACTGGCTCCGCCGCGACGCCTGGGAACGACAACGAAACGCCGCCGGCGCTCGCATCAATTGGATGTTCACAACCGACAAAGCTCGCGCCAAAATGGGCCGCGCCTATCCCGTCGCTGCCAAAGAGTCATAA
- a CDS encoding IS630 family transposase codes for MAGWRQAVELAMTDEEIETLTALSRSRTEPARRVSRAAMLLAYRETPSFFAVGQRLGAHHQTVQRCVERAAADGALAALDERPRPGKEPVITPAAKAWLVSLACDKAKEHGYPHELWTTRLLARHAREHGPEAGHECLARLVQGTVCKLLGQQEIKPHKVRYYLENRDAEFEQKMAEVLYVYREVQVLKKAAARSKKSDKPVAIVSYDEKPGIQAVATTAPDLPPVPGVHATFARDHEYKRHGTLSLLAGIDLLTGKVHALVKDRHRSREFVEFLKLLDAAYPARTAIKLILDNHSAHISRETRAWLDTRPAGRFQFTFTPKHGSWLNLIEGFFSKFARSVLRHIRVTSKHELKERIMAGIDDVNRHPVVHTWSYKLADAA; via the coding sequence ATGGCAGGATGGCGGCAAGCGGTCGAGTTGGCGATGACCGACGAAGAGATTGAAACGTTGACGGCTCTTTCGCGGTCGCGGACCGAACCGGCGCGCCGGGTATCGCGGGCTGCGATGCTGCTTGCCTACCGCGAGACCCCGTCGTTCTTTGCGGTGGGACAAAGACTTGGCGCCCATCATCAGACGGTCCAGCGCTGCGTCGAGCGGGCGGCGGCTGATGGCGCGCTGGCGGCGCTCGATGAGCGCCCGCGACCGGGCAAGGAGCCGGTGATCACGCCGGCGGCCAAGGCCTGGCTGGTGTCTCTGGCGTGCGACAAGGCCAAGGAGCATGGCTATCCGCACGAGTTGTGGACGACGCGACTGCTGGCCCGCCATGCCCGCGAGCACGGACCAGAGGCCGGACATGAATGTCTCGCCCGTCTGGTTCAGGGCACGGTGTGCAAGCTTCTCGGTCAGCAGGAAATCAAGCCGCACAAGGTGCGCTACTATCTTGAAAACCGCGACGCCGAGTTCGAGCAGAAGATGGCTGAGGTTCTGTATGTCTATCGCGAGGTCCAGGTCCTGAAAAAAGCCGCCGCCCGATCGAAGAAGTCGGACAAACCGGTAGCGATCGTCTCCTACGACGAGAAGCCGGGAATACAGGCCGTCGCGACGACAGCGCCGGATCTGCCGCCTGTGCCGGGCGTACATGCGACCTTCGCGCGCGATCATGAGTACAAACGTCACGGCACGCTCAGCCTGTTGGCGGGCATTGACCTGCTCACCGGGAAGGTCCACGCGCTCGTCAAAGACCGCCACCGCAGCCGAGAGTTCGTAGAATTCCTCAAGCTTCTCGATGCCGCCTATCCGGCCAGGACCGCGATCAAGTTGATCCTCGACAATCATTCCGCGCACATCTCGAGGGAAACCAGAGCCTGGCTCGACACACGACCGGCAGGCCGCTTCCAGTTTACCTTCACGCCCAAGCACGGCTCCTGGCTCAACCTCATCGAGGGCTTCTTCTCCAAGTTCGCCCGCTCCGTCCTGCGTCACATCAGGGTTACATCAAAGCACGAACTCAAAGAGCGCATCATGGCCGGAATCGACGACGTCAATCGCCATCCCGTCGTCCATACTTGGTCCTACAAACTCGCCGACGCCGCCTGA
- a CDS encoding M16 family metallopeptidase, translated as MKNCSSVTTKVLGTAIVAMALTTPTALAVEYRAEYKRDNSSNPSLRDVAENKSVLTQITVTSERPASFTLANGLQVVVIPDHRTPVVTQMIGYKVGSADETPGKSGLAHFFEHLMFKGTAKHPPGEFSQTVLRVGGDENAFTSPDYTGYYQRVPREQLTKMMEFEADRMAGLVLQDENVLSERDVVLEEFNMRVANNPDARLTEQMMAALYLNHPYGRPIIGFRQEIEKLDREDALAFYKRFYAPNNAILIIAGDVDPKEIRPMVEENFGDIPAQPAIPAKRVRPQEPTPAAPRTVTLSDPRVEQPTWRRSYLVPSATTAAAGESPALDVLAQLMGGGINSYLYRVLVIDKQLASSTGASYEGTSLDASQFMISVMPKPGVEFAQIEDAIDKVIADLAQNPARAEDLERVKTQLIAQAIYAQDDQATLAGWYGTALTTGLSIDDIRSWPDRIRAVTAEQVCEAAQAWLDKKRSVTGYLIKESAPKRKEKRS; from the coding sequence ATGAAGAATTGTAGTTCCGTGACAACCAAGGTGCTAGGCACGGCCATTGTTGCAATGGCCTTGACGACACCCACCGCGCTGGCGGTCGAATACAGAGCCGAATACAAAAGGGATAATAGCAGCAATCCTAGCCTCCGGGACGTTGCTGAAAACAAGAGCGTGCTTACCCAGATCACAGTCACCTCGGAACGACCAGCAAGCTTCACGCTTGCGAACGGCTTGCAGGTGGTGGTGATCCCCGATCATCGTACCCCGGTCGTGACCCAGATGATTGGGTATAAGGTCGGCTCCGCCGATGAGACGCCGGGCAAATCGGGGCTTGCGCATTTCTTCGAACACTTGATGTTCAAGGGCACAGCGAAGCATCCGCCCGGCGAATTCTCCCAGACCGTGCTGCGCGTCGGCGGCGACGAGAATGCCTTCACCTCGCCCGACTACACCGGCTATTACCAACGCGTGCCGCGCGAGCAGCTGACGAAGATGATGGAATTTGAGGCCGACCGCATGGCCGGTCTCGTTCTCCAAGATGAGAACGTGCTGTCCGAACGCGATGTTGTGCTCGAAGAATTCAACATGCGCGTTGCCAACAATCCCGATGCGCGGCTCACCGAGCAGATGATGGCGGCGCTTTACCTCAACCACCCCTACGGCCGCCCCATTATCGGCTTTCGCCAGGAGATCGAGAAGCTCGACCGCGAGGACGCGCTCGCGTTCTACAAGCGCTTCTACGCGCCGAATAACGCGATCCTGATCATCGCCGGCGACGTCGATCCCAAGGAAATCCGCCCGATGGTGGAAGAGAATTTTGGCGACATTCCTGCGCAGCCCGCGATCCCCGCGAAGCGCGTGCGGCCACAGGAGCCGACGCCCGCGGCACCCCGCACCGTGACGCTCTCCGATCCCCGCGTCGAGCAGCCCACCTGGCGCCGCTCCTATCTCGTGCCGTCGGCTACCACTGCGGCCGCAGGCGAGAGCCCTGCGCTTGACGTGCTCGCGCAGTTGATGGGCGGCGGGATCAACTCCTATCTCTACCGCGTGCTGGTGATCGACAAGCAGCTCGCGAGCAGCACGGGCGCGAGCTACGAGGGCACCTCGCTTGATGCCTCGCAATTCATGATCTCTGTCATGCCGAAACCTGGCGTCGAATTCGCCCAGATCGAGGACGCGATCGACAAGGTGATCGCCGACCTCGCGCAAAATCCCGCGCGCGCCGAGGATCTCGAGCGCGTCAAGACCCAATTGATTGCGCAAGCGATCTACGCCCAGGATGACCAGGCGACGCTTGCGGGCTGGTATGGCACCGCGCTCACCACCGGGCTCAGCATCGACGATATCCGAAGCTGGCCGGACCGCATCCGGGCCGTCACCGCCGAGCAGGTGTGCGAGGCCGCGCAAGCATGGCTCGACAAGAAACGCTCCGTGACCGGCTATCTGATCAAGGAATCTGCGCCCAAACGTAAGGAGAAGCGCTCGTGA
- a CDS encoding M16 family metallopeptidase, with protein sequence MTHSLTRRAVLGGASLAIATLGSAPSFAATKIQRLISPGGIEAWFVQEATVPLIAMEYAFGGGASQDPAEKPGVGHLVASLLDEGSADLDSKSFHERLDRRAIELSFTSSRDQFRGSLRMLKDNRDEAFDLLRMALTSPRFDAADVERIRAAVLANLRRDSTNPSTLANRKFLEVAFNDHPYARQAGGTVESVPKIDVADLKDYVRRVIAKDTLKIAVVGDVDPETLGKLLDKTFGSLPAKAQLTEVPDVVAAKPPQRVYVPLDVPQTVLSFGGPGVRRSEPDFMAADVVNQILGGAGLSSRLFREVREKRGLAYSVHETLLWMDHSALFVGNTGTRADRAGETVEEIEKQVRRMAEEGPTQQELDNAKSYLKGSQMLALDTSSKLARALLQYQLDKLPIDYIEKHCALVDAVTLEDARKAAQRLWGQGLLTVIVGSSPQAAAQSTTAPSATTPPPAAVQPGAAPSAATPATPN encoded by the coding sequence GTGACCCATTCTCTCACTCGGCGTGCCGTCCTCGGTGGGGCCTCGCTCGCGATCGCGACGCTCGGCTCTGCACCATCATTTGCCGCTACCAAGATCCAGCGCCTGATCTCGCCCGGTGGCATCGAAGCCTGGTTCGTGCAGGAGGCCACCGTCCCGCTGATCGCGATGGAATATGCCTTCGGCGGCGGCGCCAGCCAGGACCCGGCTGAGAAGCCCGGCGTCGGTCACCTGGTCGCCAGCCTGCTCGACGAAGGCTCCGCCGATCTCGATTCCAAGAGCTTTCACGAGCGGCTCGACCGCCGCGCCATTGAGCTGAGCTTTACCTCGTCCCGTGACCAGTTTCGCGGCTCCTTGCGCATGCTCAAGGACAACAGGGACGAGGCCTTCGACCTACTGCGAATGGCGCTGACCTCGCCCCGTTTCGATGCGGCCGATGTCGAACGGATCCGTGCGGCGGTGCTCGCGAACCTTCGGCGTGACTCCACGAATCCTTCAACGCTCGCCAATCGCAAGTTCCTTGAAGTCGCCTTTAACGATCATCCTTATGCTCGCCAGGCCGGAGGCACGGTCGAGAGCGTGCCGAAAATCGACGTCGCCGATCTGAAGGACTATGTCCGCCGCGTGATCGCCAAGGACACGCTCAAGATCGCGGTGGTCGGTGACGTCGATCCAGAGACGCTTGGCAAATTGCTCGACAAGACCTTTGGCAGCCTGCCGGCCAAGGCGCAGTTGACAGAGGTCCCCGATGTGGTTGCGGCAAAGCCGCCGCAGCGCGTCTACGTTCCGCTCGACGTGCCGCAGACGGTCCTGAGCTTCGGCGGTCCGGGCGTCCGCCGCAGCGAGCCGGATTTCATGGCGGCCGATGTCGTCAACCAGATCCTCGGCGGCGCCGGTCTGTCGTCGCGGCTGTTCCGCGAAGTCCGCGAGAAGCGTGGGCTCGCCTATTCCGTCCATGAGACGCTGCTCTGGATGGATCATTCCGCGCTGTTCGTCGGCAATACCGGCACCCGCGCCGATCGCGCCGGCGAGACGGTGGAAGAGATCGAAAAGCAGGTCCGCCGCATGGCCGAGGAAGGCCCGACCCAGCAGGAGCTCGATAATGCCAAGTCGTACCTGAAGGGCTCGCAGATGTTGGCGCTCGATACCTCGTCAAAGCTTGCGCGGGCGCTGCTGCAGTATCAGCTCGATAAGCTGCCGATCGACTATATCGAGAAGCACTGCGCGCTCGTCGATGCGGTGACGCTGGAGGATGCCAGGAAGGCGGCGCAGCGGCTGTGGGGCCAGGGTCTGCTCACCGTCATCGTCGGCAGCTCCCCGCAGGCCGCAGCCCAGTCGACCACCGCGCCATCGGCCACGACGCCGCCGCCAGCGGCAGTACAGCCAGGCGCCGCGCCATCCGCCGCAACGCCGGCAACACCCAATTGA
- a CDS encoding transposase domain-containing protein, which translates to MLTLLTTARLNDVDPQAWLADVLARIADLPASRLHELLPWEWKRLRAVEKHL; encoded by the coding sequence ATGCTGACGCTTCTCACCACCGCACGCCTCAACGATGTCGACCCGCAAGCCTGGCTCGCCGATGTTCTGGCCCGTATCGCCGATCTGCCTGCCTCGCGCCTGCACGAGTTGCTTCCTTGGGAATGGAAAAGGCTACGCGCGGTCGAGAAACACCTCTGA
- a CDS encoding VirK family protein, with protein MKFSGRRLSILLSLLSAVSVSTIAKADEPSPKYAEVLSALQAGKNVKLILDLNRCTTVDGGKPGPATQAGLVISAFRVTAQNGISFANAHQTVD; from the coding sequence ATGAAGTTCAGTGGCAGACGCCTTTCGATCCTGTTGTCCTTGCTTTCGGCTGTAAGCGTGAGCACGATCGCCAAGGCCGATGAGCCCTCGCCGAAATACGCCGAGGTGCTCAGTGCCCTGCAGGCCGGCAAGAATGTGAAGCTCATACTGGACCTGAACCGCTGTACCACCGTCGATGGCGGCAAGCCCGGGCCGGCCACGCAGGCCGGGTTGGTTATAAGTGCCTTCAGGGTGACGGCCCAGAACGGCATCAGCTTTGCCAATGCGCATCAAACCGTGGATTGA
- a CDS encoding molybdate ABC transporter substrate-binding protein, protein MRLARLILINAALRLVVTVQAADINVALAANLTAPTKEIASTIKRTAGHGAAMRSGANGQCYNHVTQGAQFQISADTRPTELVVDETVLPEGRFINTIGNFLLWKSANLVNGAEMSKRMAFVKLSICLAETPFKVAVIESVSSPSVHEAMQPKGIEGATVTRADQYEIGYDELAFVTRFQLIGDDASRWLMPQELHGPIEQGAASSKGSADREATLGFISERPEAHVIIERYG, encoded by the coding sequence ATGAGACTTGCTCGATTGATATTGATCAATGCGGCGTTGAGGCTAGTCGTAACTGTACAAGCGGCAGACATTAATGTGGCCCTCGCCGCCAACTTAACCGCACCGACCAAGGAGATAGCCTCGACCATCAAGCGGACGGCTGGTCACGGGGCAGCTATGAGATCGGGCGCGAATGGACAATGTTACAACCACGTCACGCAAGGTGCGCAATTTCAGATCTCGGCCGACACGCGACCAACGGAGCTGGTCGTGGATGAAACCGTACTACCGGAAGGCCGCTTCATCAACACGATCGGAAACTTCCTACTTTGGAAGAGTGCGAATCTCGTGAACGGCGCGGAGATGTCCAAGAGGATGGCCTTCGTAAAATTATCGATCTGCCTCGCCGAGACACCTTTTAAGGTAGCCGTGATCGAGTCAGTGAGTTCGCCCAGCGTTCATGAGGCCATGCAGCCGAAGGGCATCGAGGGCGCGACAGTCACGCGGGCGGATCAATACGAGATCGGCTATGACGAGCTCGCCTTCGTCACGAGATTTCAATTGATTGGTGATGATGCCTCGCGCTGGCTGATGCCGCAGGAGCTCCATGGTCCCATTGAGCAAGGTGCCGCGTCGTCGAAGGGAAGCGCCGACCGCGAAGCAACGCTGGGGTTCATCTCCGAAAGGCCTGAGGCTCACGTGATCATTGAGCGCTATGGTTAG
- a CDS encoding LexA family protein, giving the protein MRQKSGARFTEKQGHYLAFIHTYSYMFGQPPAEADIQRHFRVSPPTVHQMIVTLERNGFIRRQPGVPRSIEILLPPENLPILEWLGIKTSKSL; this is encoded by the coding sequence ATGAGGCAAAAATCAGGCGCGCGTTTCACCGAGAAGCAGGGGCACTACCTCGCTTTCATCCATACCTATTCGTACATGTTCGGACAGCCGCCCGCCGAAGCCGACATCCAGCGCCATTTCCGCGTCAGCCCGCCGACTGTCCACCAGATGATCGTCACCCTCGAACGGAACGGCTTCATCCGACGTCAACCCGGCGTCCCCAGAAGCATCGAGATTCTCTTGCCACCGGAAAACTTGCCCATCCTCGAATGGCTCGGTATCAAAACGTCAAAATCACTATGA
- a CDS encoding IS630 family transposase (programmed frameshift), protein MNVRYRVELSQAERDELTAMLGGGKHAARKLKRAQILLAADRGRRDEEIARTVSVSLSTVGRTKRRFVESNLERALSEEPRPGAERKLTGKEETLLVATACAKPPAGRKRWTLTLLADTMVKLTDHDSLSGETVRRRLAENDLKPWRRDMWWCIPHVDGEYVARMEDVLDLYSEAPDSERPLVCFDETPVQLIGEVRQPIPAKPGQRECYDYEYRRNGTVNLFVTFDPHRGWRNVKITDRRAAVDYAHCMRELVDVHYPDAACIRVVQDNLSIHKPGALYQAFAPAEARRILRRLEFHFTPKHASWLNMIECEISVLQRQCLGRRIDDPKRLRKEIAAWQRQRNKARDRIKWMFTTDKARAKLGRAYPTTAKESKSL, encoded by the exons ATGAATGTACGTTATCGGGTCGAATTGAGCCAAGCCGAGCGCGATGAACTGACGGCGATGCTCGGCGGCGGCAAGCACGCCGCCCGCAAGCTCAAGCGGGCGCAGATTTTGCTGGCGGCCGATCGGGGCCGCCGCGACGAGGAGATTGCCCGGACCGTGAGTGTCAGCCTCTCCACCGTCGGCCGGACCAAGCGCCGCTTCGTGGAAAGCAATCTGGAGCGGGCCTTGAGCGAGGAGCCGCGTCCGGGCGCGGAACGCAAGCTGACGGGCAAGGAAGAGACCCTGCTGGTCGCGACCGCATGCGCCAAGCCGCCCGCCGGCCGCAAACGCTGGACGCTGACGCTGCTGGCCGACACGATGGTCAAGCTCACCGATCACGACAGCCTGTCGGGCGAGACCGTGCGTCGCCGGCTGGCCGAGAACGACCTCAAGCCATGGCGCAGGGACATGTGGTGGTGCATTCCCCATGTCGACGGCGAATACGTCGCCCGCATGGAGGACGTGCTCGATCTCTATTCCGAGGCGCCGGATTCCGAGCGGCCGCTGGTCTGCTTCGACGAGACCCCCGTCCAGCTCATCGGCGAGGTGCGTCAGCCGATCCCGGCCAAGCCCGGACAGCGCGAGTGCTACGATTATGAGTACCGCCGCAACGGCACCGTCAATCTCTTCGTCACCTTCGATCCGCATCGCGGCTGGCGCAACGTCAAGATAACAGACCGCCGCGCGGCCGTGGACTACGCCCACTGCATGCGTGAACTCGTCGACGTCCATTATCCCGATGCCGCCTGTATCCGTGTCGTGCAGGACAATCTGTCGATCCATAAGCCTGGGGCGCTGTATCAAGCATTTGCGCCCGCCGAGGCCCGTCGCATCCTGCGTCGCCTCGAATTCCACTTCACCCCGAAGCACGCCAGTTGGCTCAACATG ATCGAGTGCGAGATCAGCGTGCTACAGCGCCAGTGTCTCGGCCGCCGCATCGACGATCCCAAACGGCTCCGAAAAGAGATCGCAGCATGGCAACGGCAGCGAAACAAAGCACGAGACCGCATCAAATGGATGTTCACAACCGACAAAGCCCGCGCCAAACTCGGCCGCGCATATCCAACCACCGCCAAAGAGTCAAAATCACTGTGA
- a CDS encoding M16 family metallopeptidase — translation MTYSLTRRAALIGGACAAMLTLSSAPSQAAAKIQRLVSPGGIEAWFVQDATVPLIAMKYAFSGGASQDPAGKPGVGNLVADLLEEGSGDLDYKTYHERLDRRAIKLSFSATRDHFRGSLRMLKDNKDEAYDLLRMALTSARFEPADVERIRAQVISTLRRESTNPSSLADRKVLEVAFGDHPYGRPATGTLDSVPKIEIADLKDYARRILAKDTLRIVVVGDVDPDTLGKLLDKTFGALPAKAELTPIPDVVAAKPPQRAFIPLDVPQTVVTFGGPGINRHDPDFMAADVVNHILGGGPSSRLFKEVREKRGLAYSIHEALLWMDHSALFIGETGARADRAGETVDAVEKEICRIAEEGPTQQELDEAKSYLKGSQMLALDTSSKLAQEMLQYQLDKLPIDYIEKRNAIVDAVTLDDTRRVAKKLWGDGLLTVIVGRAPQVAAQPAAATPKSN, via the coding sequence GTGACCTATTCCCTCACCCGCCGCGCGGCACTGATCGGCGGCGCCTGCGCCGCGATGCTGACGCTGTCATCCGCGCCCTCGCAGGCTGCAGCCAAGATCCAGCGACTGGTGTCGCCTGGCGGCATCGAGGCGTGGTTCGTGCAGGACGCGACCGTGCCCCTGATCGCGATGAAATATGCCTTCAGCGGCGGCGCGAGCCAGGATCCGGCCGGCAAGCCCGGCGTCGGCAATCTGGTCGCCGACCTGCTTGAGGAAGGCTCAGGCGATCTCGATTACAAGACCTACCATGAGCGGCTCGACCGCCGGGCCATCAAGTTGAGCTTCTCCGCGACGCGCGATCACTTCCGCGGCTCGCTTCGCATGCTCAAGGACAACAAGGACGAAGCGTACGACCTGTTGCGGATGGCGCTGACCTCCGCGCGGTTCGAGCCGGCCGACGTCGAACGCATCCGCGCCCAGGTGATCTCCACCCTGCGCCGTGAATCGACCAATCCGTCCTCGCTGGCCGACCGCAAGGTCCTCGAAGTCGCGTTTGGCGATCATCCCTATGGCAGGCCGGCCACCGGCACGCTGGACAGCGTACCGAAGATCGAGATCGCCGACCTGAAGGACTATGCGCGCCGGATCCTCGCCAAGGATACGCTGCGCATCGTCGTGGTCGGCGACGTCGATCCCGATACGCTCGGCAAGCTGCTCGACAAGACCTTCGGCGCCCTGCCGGCCAAGGCTGAACTGACGCCGATCCCCGACGTCGTGGCGGCCAAGCCGCCGCAGCGCGCCTTCATCCCGCTCGACGTGCCGCAGACCGTCGTCACCTTCGGCGGACCCGGCATCAACAGGCACGACCCGGATTTCATGGCGGCCGATGTGGTGAACCACATTCTCGGCGGCGGCCCGTCGTCGCGGCTCTTCAAGGAAGTGCGCGAGAAGCGCGGGCTGGCCTATTCGATCCATGAAGCGCTGCTCTGGATGGATCACTCCGCGCTGTTCATCGGCGAGACCGGCGCCCGCGCCGATCGCGCCGGCGAGACCGTCGATGCGGTCGAGAAGGAAATCTGCCGCATCGCCGAGGAGGGCCCGACGCAGCAGGAGCTCGACGAGGCGAAGTCCTATCTCAAGGGCTCGCAGATGCTGGCGCTCGACACCTCCTCCAAGCTGGCGCAGGAGATGCTGCAGTATCAGCTCGACAAGCTGCCGATCGACTATATCGAGAAGCGCAACGCCATCGTCGACGCGGTGACGCTTGATGACACCAGGCGGGTCGCGAAGAAGCTCTGGGGCGACGGCCTGCTCACCGTAATCGTCGGCCGCGCCCCGCAGGTGGCCGCCCAGCCGGCAGCGGCGACCCCGAAGTCGAACTGA